In Phragmites australis chromosome 24, lpPhrAust1.1, whole genome shotgun sequence, the following are encoded in one genomic region:
- the LOC133908091 gene encoding cytochrome P450 89A2-like: MDTPQLLLGALLVLLPAALLLLRARGRRPRLPPGPPSMPLLGSVVWLTNSPAEVEPLLRRLFERHGPVVSLRIGARLSVFVADRRLAHAALVERGAALADRPSLASVRLLGENDNTITRASYGPVWRLLRRNLVAETLHPSRMRLLAPARAWVRRVLVEKLGESGPDAPTRVVETFHYAMFCLLVLMCFGERLDDPGVRAIAAAQRESLIYLSKNMPVFAFFPSVTKHLFRSRLDKALALRRRLKELFLPLINARREYKKRGGEPRKETTFEHSYVDTLLDIKLPEDGDRPLTDDEMSILCSEFLNAGTDTTSTGLQWIMAELVKNPTIQDKLYSEIKATTGDDKEEVSEEDVHKMPYLKAVILEGLRKHPPGHFVLPHKAAEDMELGGYLIPKGATVNFMVAEMGRDEREWKNPMEFSPERFLPGGDGDGVDVTGTKGIKMMPFGVGRRICAGLGIAMLHLEYFVANMVREFEWQEVPGDEVDFAEKSEFTIVMKKPLRPRLVPRRIQSTASTY; encoded by the coding sequence ATGGACACGCCGCAGCTTCTCCTCGGCgcgctcctcgtcctcctccccgccgccctGCTGCTCCTCCGCGCTAGGGGCAGACGCCCACGCCTCCCGCCGGGCCCGCCGTCAATGCCACTCCTCGGCAGCGTGGTGTGGCTGACCAATTCGCCCGCGGAGGTGGAGCCCCTGCTGCGGCGCCTCTTCGAGCGGCACGGCCCCGTCGTGTCCCTGCGCATCGGGGCGCGGCTATCCGTCTTCGTCGCGGACCGACGCCTCGCGCACGCAGCGCTCGTGGAGCGCGGCGCGGCGCTGGCCGACCGCCCGTCGCTCGCGTCAGTCAGGCTCCTCGGCGAGAACGACAACACCATCACGCGCGCCAGCTACGGGCCTGTGTGGCGCCTCCTGCGCCGCAACCTCGTCGCCGAGACGCTGCACCCGTCGCGGATGAGGCTGTTAGCGCCCGCGCGGGCCTGGGTGCGCCGCGTGCTCGTCGAGAAGCTGGGGGAGTCCGGGCCCGACGCGCCGACCCGCGTCGTGGAGACGTTCCACTACGCCATGTTCTGCCTACTCGTGCTCATGTGCTTCGGCGAGCGCCTCGACGATCCCGGGGTGCGCGCGATAGCCGCCGCGCAGCGCGAGTCGCTCATCTACCTCTCCAAGAACATGCCCGTCTTCGCCTTCTTCCCGTCCGTCACCAAGCACCTTTTCCGCTCGCGATTGGACAAGGCGCTGGCGCTGCGGCGGCGCCTCAAGGAGCTCTTCCTGCCGCTCATCAACGCGCGCCGGGAGTACAAGAAGCGGGGCGGCGAGCCGAGGAAAGAGACGACGTTCGAGCACTCGTACGTGGACACCCTGCTCGACATCAAGCTTCCCGAGGACGGCGACCGCCCGCTCACCGACGACGAGATGAGCATCCTCTGCTCTGAGTTCCTCAACGCCGGGACAGACACCACGTCTACCGGTCTGCAGTGGATCATGGCTGAGCTGGTCAAGAACCCGACCATCCAGGACAAGCTCTACAGCGAGATCAAAGCCACCACCGGAGACGACAAGGAGGAGGTATCGGAGGAGGACGTCCACAAGATGCCGTACCTCAAGGCGGTGATCCTCGAAGGCCTGCGCAAGCACCCGCCGGGCCACTTCGTGCTGCCAcacaaggcggcggaggacatGGAGCTCGGCGGGTACCTGATCCCCAAGGGCGCGACAGTGAACTTCATGGTGGCTGAGATGGGCAGGGACGAGAGGGAGTGGAAGAACCCGATGGAGTTCTCGCCGGAACGGTTCTTgcccggcggcgacggcgatggcgTGGACGTGACGGGCACCAAGGGGATCAAGATGATGCCGTTCGGCGTCGGACGCAGGATCTGCGCGGGGCTCGGCATCGCCATGCTGCACCTTGAGTACTTTGTGGCCAACATGGTGCGGGAGTTCGAGTGGCAGGAGGTTCCCGGCGACGAGGTGGACTTCGCCGAGAAGAGCGAGTTCACCATCGTCATGAAGAAGCCGCTTCGCCCGCGCCTGGTGCCCAGGAGAATTCAGAGTACTGCTTCTACTTACTAG
- the LOC133907812 gene encoding salt tolerance receptor-like cytoplasmic kinase 1, with product MGVQRYRFFCCGCGANAAAGDREAEDDSDYSGAGGLEEKVEKSCEAGARRLSWAQVEVMTGAFTSAVVGEGGFSTVYLARLSGALAAVKVHRSSERLHRVFRQELDALLRVRHPHIVRLLAFCDQQEEGVLVLEFAANGNLHERLHGGGKATGTMPWARRVSVALQVARALEYLHDRCEPQVVHGDVKASNVLLDASMSAKLCDFGSAVTGFSAAIRPRSSARTMLGSPGYIDPHYIRSGVVTKKSDVYSFGVLLLELLTGTEAFCAEEGRLLTAVLKPRLRASTPCDARGLVDERLGTAYDPAEADAVAALAASCVGENPSLRPSMADVVRTLEQSAQGSISAVGKRSDGRENV from the exons ATGGGAGTACAGAGGTACAGGTTCTTCTGCTGCGGCTGTGGCGCCAATGCGGCGGCTGGCGACCGGGAGGCTGAGGATGATTCGGACTATTCCGGCGCCGGGGGGCTCGAAGAGAAGGTTGAGAAGAGTTGTGAAGCCGGGGCGCGGCGGCTGTCGTGGGCGCAGGTGGAGGTGATGACGGGCGCGTTCACCTCGGCCGTGGTCGGCGAGGGCGGGTTCAGCACCGTGTACCTCGCCCGCCTCTCCGGCGCTCTCGCGGCCGTCAAGGTCCACCGCAGCAGCGAGCGCCTCCACCGCGTGTTCCGCCAGGAGCTCGACGCGCTCCTCCGCGTCCGCCACCCGCACATCGTCCGCCTCCTCGCCTTCTGCGACCAGCAAG AGGAAGGCGTGCTGGTGCTGGAGTTCGCGGCGAACGGGAACCTTCACGAGCGGCTCCACGGCGGGGGCAAGGCTACGGGGACGATGCCGTGGGCACGGCGCGTGTCGGTGGCGCTGCAGGTGGCGCGGGCGCTCGAGTACCTGCACGACCGGTGCGAGCCGCAGGTGGTGCACGGTGACGTGAAGGCCTCGAACGTGCTCCTGGACGCGTCCATGTCTGCCAAGCTCTGCGACTTCGGGTCTGCGGTGACGGGGTTCTCGGCCGCCATCCGGCCGCGGTCGTCCGCGCGCACCATGCTCGGGTCCCCGGGCTACATCGACCCGCACTACATCCGCTCGGGTGTCGTCACCAAGAAGagcgacgtgtacagcttcggtGTCCTGCTCCTCGAGCTCCTCACCGGCACGGAGGCCTTCTGCGCGGAGGAGGGCCGCCTCCTGACCGCCGTCCTCAAGCCGCGGCTCAGGGCCAGCACCCCGTGCGACGCGCGCGGGCTGGTCGACGAGAGGCTGGGCACCGCCTACGACCCCGCGGAGGCCGACGCGGTGGCGGCGCTGGCCGCGTCCTGCGTCGGCGAGAATCCCAGCCTCCGGCCGTCCATGGCTGACGTGGTGCGCACCCTCGAGCAGAGCGCGCAAGGCTCCATCTCCGCCGTCGGGAAGAGATCGGACGGCAGGGAAAATGTGTGA
- the LOC133908007 gene encoding uncharacterized mitochondrial protein AtMg00810-like: MKDLGPVHFFLGIQVCRTADGFFLSQEQYAGDVLDRAGLVDCKPASTPVDTKAKVSSATGRPCSDPTFYRRIVGALQYLTLTRPDLSYAVQQVCLHMHSPRDVHWTLVKRILRYVRGTAHKGLQLRRSSTPSLTAYSDADWAGCPDTRRSTSGFCIFFGDSLVSWSSKRQAVVSRSSAEAEYRGVANAAAECCWLRHLLSELHVKLDKATLVYCDNISAVYLSTNPVHHGRAKHVELDVHFVWEKVAVGDIRVAHIPTRQQLADIMTKGLPTTLFEDFRSSLCVFDDARTAGGVKVEFVGTR; this comes from the exons ATGAAGGACTTAGGCCCGGTGCATTTCTTCCTCGGCATCCAAGTGTGCCGCACGGCCGACGGCTTCTTCCTCTCGCAGGAGCAGTACGCCGGCGACGTACTTGACCGTGCGGGCCTGGTCGACTGCAAGCCGGCGTCGACGCCCGTGGACACGAAGGCCAAAGTCTCCAGCGCGACAGGGCGGCCCTGCAGTGATCCGACGTTCTACCGTCGCATTGTCGGGGCATTACAGTATCTGACGCTCACGCGGCCGGACCTATCTTACGCTGTGCAACAGGTGTGCCTTCACATGCACTCGCCGCGGGACGTGCACTGGACGCTTGTCAAGCGCATCCTGCGTTATGTTCGTGGCACGGCGCACAAAGGCCTGCAGCTCCGGCGATCATCTACACCGTCGCTCACCGCATACTCCGACGCGGACTGGGCCGGTTGCCCAGACACGCGCCGCTCAACGTCCGGCTTCTGCATCTTCTTCGGCGATTCGTTGGTGTCGTGGTCCTCCAAACGGCAGGCCGTCGTGTCTCGGTCAAGTGCCGAGGCCGAGTACCGGGGCGTGGCGAACGCAGCCGCTGAATGCTGCTGGCTCCGTCACCTTCTCAGCGAACTCCACGTCAAGCTCGACAAAGCCACACTGGTGTACTGCGATAACATATCCGCCGTCTACCTGTCCACGAATCCAGTTCATCATGGTCGTGCTAAACATGTGGAGCTGGATGTGCACTTCGTCTGGGAAAAAGTGGCCGTAGGGGACATCCGCGTCGCGCACATTCCGACTCGACAGCAGCTCGCCGACATCATGACGAAGGGGTTGCCCACAACGCTGTTTGAAGATTTTCGGTCCAGTTTGTGCGTTTTCGACGACGCACGAACTGCGGGGGGTGTCAAAGTG GAGTTCGTTGGCACTCGTTGA
- the LOC133907711 gene encoding glycine cleavage system H protein, mitochondrial-like: MALRLWASSAANALKISGTGARAAAPALSISRYFSTVLDGLKYTSSHEWVKDEGGMTTVGITDHAQGHLGEVVFVELPEPGTNVTQGGSFGNVESVKATSDVNSPISGEVVEVNSKLSETPGLINSSPYEDGWMIKVKPSSPAEVDGLLDAAKYTKHCEEEDAH; the protein is encoded by the exons ATGGCTCTGAGGCTGTGGGCTAGCTCAGCTGCCAATGCCCTTAAGATCTCAGGCACCGGAGCCAGGGCTGCCGCCCCCGCCTTATCCATCTCCAGATACTTCTCCACTG TTCTTGATGGGTTGAAGTACACATCCTCTCATGAGTGGGTCAAGGATGAGGGCGGCATGACCACCGTTGGCATCACCGACCATGCTCAG GGCCATCTTGGAGAGGTGGTGTTCGTGGAGCTGCCGGAGCCCGGCACGAATGTGACCCAGGGAGGATCCTTCGGCAACGTGGAGAGTGTGAAGGCCACCAGCGACGTGAATTCCCCCATCTCCGGTGAGGTCGTCGAGGTCAACTCGAAGCTGTCGGAGACGCCCGGCCTG ATCAACTCGAGCCCGTACGAGGATGGATGGATGATCAAGGTGAAGCCGAGCAGCCCGGCGGAGGTGGACGGCCTGCTGGACGCGGCCAAGTACACCAAGCACTGCGAGGAGGAAGACGCTCACTAG